The sequence below is a genomic window from Mycobacterium sp. ITM-2016-00316.
CGCGGGGGTCTGTGCTCTAGGTATCGGCGTCTCGGTCGAGTCCGTGTTCGATGGCGTAGCGGGTCGCCTCGACCCGGTTGGCGACCTGGAGCTTGCGGAAGGTGGCCTGCACGTGGTTCTCCACCGTGCGGTGGCTCAACGACAGCCGCTCGGCGATCTGTTTGGCGGTCAGGCCCTTCGCGACATGGCGCAGGATCTCGGTCTCCCGTTCGGTCAGACTCGGCACCGGAGTTCCGGCCCGGACCGTGCCGGGCTGCTGGGCGATGCGCCGGTACTCCCCCAGCACCAGCCCGGCCAGCCCCGGGGTGAATACGGCCCGACCGGCCGCGGTGGCCCGAACTGCCTCGCCCAGTTCGGTTTTCGATGCGCTCTTGACCAGGTACCCGGTGGCGCCGGCCTTCACGG
It includes:
- a CDS encoding response regulator transcription factor codes for the protein MSDPATTVMVVDDHPIWRDAVARDLAEAGFEVVATADGVGSARRRAQVVQPGVVVMDMQLADGTGAQATVEVLAVSPSSRILVLSASDERADVLEAVKAGATGYLVKSASKTELGEAVRATAAGRAVFTPGLAGLVLGEYRRIAQQPGTVRAGTPVPSLTERETEILRHVAKGLTAKQIAERLSLSHRTVENHVQATFRKLQVANRVEATRYAIEHGLDRDADT